aattttgagcgtggcatggttgttggtgccagacgggccggtctgagtatttcacaatctgctcagttactgggattttcacgcacaaccatttctagtgtttacaaagaatggtgtgaaaagggaaaaacatccagtatccactggaaaaatgttgcctggtctgatgagtctcgatttctgttgagacattcagatggtagagtcagaatttggcataaacagaatgagaacatggatccatcatgccttgttaccactgtgcaggctggtggtggtggtgtaatggtgtgggggatgttttcttggcacactttaggcccctttgtgccaattgggcatcgtttaaatgccactgcctacctgagcattgtttctgaccatgtccatccctttatggccaccatgtatccatcctctgatggctacttccagcaggataatgcaccatgtcacaaagctcgaatcatttcaaattggtttcttgaacatgacaatgagttcactgtactaaaatggcccccacagtcaccagatctcaacccaatacagcatctttgggatgtggtggaacgggagcttcgtgccctggatgtgcatcccataaatctccatcaactgcaagatgctatcctatcaatatgggccaacatttctaaagaatgctttcagcaccttgttgaatcaatgccacgtagaattaaggcagttctgaaggcgaaagggggtcaaacacagcattagtatggtgttcctaataatcctttaggtgagtgtataaaggCATGGCACTCTCCATCTACATTACACCTAACCTTTGAAGTACTGCAACTACAAGATTTTTATGTTACCTGCAAGAGGAGGCCCAATCAGCAGCGTGACGCTTTCCATGATAGACAGCAGGCCGAGAGCAGATGGGAATCGACTCATCTCAACCGTGTCCATTAGTACGGTGAACATCAACGAGCCAATCACGCTCATAGACAGCCCGTAAGTCAGCACATATATTAAGAGCACTGGGAAACTGGCAGCAATGCAGCAAATACTATTACTGAGTCCATTTATGAACAGTGCCACTGAGAACACGTAGATGTGTCGGCCTTTGAACCAGGGCAGGCTGAAGAGCACTCCGATGGGAGGCCGCACAAAGATGTTGACAAAGCCCAGGATGGACAGCAGCAGGGCGGCTCGGCTCTGATCCATGCCATTGGCTGTAGCATAGGGAACCAGGTAAATAAGCGGCACCACGAACCCCAGCATCATCCAGGTGATGCCCAAGGAGAAGACCCGAAATCGCAGGTTACTACCAAACAGGTCAAAAGCCATGTGGCATCTGAGGAAGGATGCTAAACTCTGAAACATTCTCTGCATGCTCTCTTTCAGTCCTTTTTTGTCTGGGGATCTTGGGCCGTTCTTCATTCCCTTGGATCTTCTGGGCTTGCGAGGTTTCAGTGGTCTCATAACAGCCCCACAAACACAGCAGTTAAGTAGCACAGCACCAAGAACCAGAAAGCTCCCTCTCCAGCCCAGCTCACTGTGCAGGTAGTCACCTAAAAAGGGCAATGTAGACAGGCCCAGAGCAGTGCCGGTGGAGGACATAGCATTGGCAAAAGGACGACGGCGCACAAAGTAATAACCGAGGATGGTAACAGCAGGCTGAAAACTCAAACAGAAACCCAGACCTGTGAAGAaaacacaaggtcaaaaattattattacctataatactgtatattatagaaGGGATACTAAAGTGCAAACTAAATTGCAAACTATCTACATAAGTTGAAAGCGTCTACATTTATCATTTACCATTAATTTTAAGAGTTACCATACATTGATGATGTTCactgttttaataacaataaaatgattATAACTGCAGTATACAACAGAACAAACATTCCAAAAGTACTGATCGTTTTTATAAAAGAACTGGAAATGTTCACTGTTTGCGTCACTCTTTTTGTCTGTGgccacaattaaattaaatatcaaCCCTCTTGGAATGCCTCAAAGCTCTACACTCTACAGGCtgatatttaatttaatgtcACCTCTTTATATCACCATTGTTGTTGCTCTTTTAACCACAGATCAACCATACTAACCTGTTATGACCCCCGCAGTGATGTATAACTCGAGTATAGAACGTGTAAAAGAGCTGATGGCCATCCCCACACCACTCAGCACTCCCCCAAACATCACTGTCGCCCGGCAACCGAAGTGTTTCACCAGCACACTACAAAGAGGACCTGGAAGAACAATgcttatggtaaaaaaaaaaaagcttgcctTCATGGTGGCTTACTCCATGGTCCCAGCATGATACACCATAATCCCACTCTGAACACAACCTTTCAACAATTACTTGCCATGTTCAAATTTGTTAAGCAAATGTCAACACACAACTGTTCCAAGTAATCCACATTTGGCAGCTCAAGAGGAACACTGAAATATGTTGGATCAATCTGTTCCTTTTTAGTTATTTCTACAGAGCACAGAGGAGATATCAAGTAATAACCAAACCTTCCTTCTCACAATGGAGAAGTGAAACAAACAtgtaccttgtttatattttaaaaggttCCTCAAAGCTATCACTGTAAAAAGTGATAACATACAATTGTTCCCTAAAgtatctatttctacttgatctaacccttacaATTTCTGTAACATAATGTATTCAAGTTCattcacaataaataataatattaatatcaaaaaatatattttataaaatatcaaataatatttcTGATTTGAAGCAAGCCTGTtaattgagaatttttttttcatggaacagaTTGATGATGCATTCAGTACCAAATTACCTGCTCTCTGTTCCTAATTAAGAGAATAAAATCAGATTAAACACAAGTGTAAATGTGCAAAGTGGTGCTTTGTCTGAAtatttttacactgtaaaaagtgataaCCTGCAATGATATCATTCATGTATAACAGCTACAAAAGCGACAGTTAGAAAATAGATACTTTCTAGGAAAACTGAAGACTTCATGCAAGACTTGTCTCACTGAAAAAAAAGTTTTGACGGGTAAcctaacaattttatttttttttgtggtaagaTCTAAATTAAATGggttaattcattaatttaatcaGAAATATGCATGAATTTGACTGAATCAACCAAAAGATTACAAAAGTAATCTTTAAGTATCAAATAGAAATAGATCCTTAAGGAAACAATTGCATGTTACCAGCGTAATACGACAATCCTCAATCAACTCTTTATGTGCACATAACTTGAGGTTGTTTCAGGAGGGCTGTCCTTTAAATAGTGCATAGTAAAAATCTTCTAAACACCAAATAACTCTTCTGCATCCTTACCTCCAGCATGTAGAACTGCTATCATTATTGATGGCACCCAAGATGTCTCACTGTTGCTGGCTTCAAATTCTGTCTGAAGATCTACATAGAAGATGCCAATGCAGGAGGGAAAGGCCAGTGTCAGCGCTAAGACAAGGATGGTAGCAAGTAGGACCACCCAGCCCCAGCCTCCATCTGGAGCATCAGTGGTGGCTTTTTCAGCTCCTTCTAAAGGAGGTCCTGGTCCTTCCTTCTCTCCCTCTTCAGATTCATGCTCACATGGTTCTCCAGTCTGCCTCTCCATGCTGGAAGGTTATCGTGGTGCCATTTTGTCCCTATCTGCGGGTAACAAAGTCATTGCCGTCTGGATTTTCCACAAGTCCCAGGAGGATAGGGCAACACATTCTTGCATATCCCATGTCATTTAAATCAAATGTGATTTATAGTGATATCGTGTAGCTATACGGGGAAATTATAGAGCAAAATTTGTTAACTCATGCAAatcattttcttcagaaatgatTGTGACATTTTCTGTAAATTTCAATcaaatttggcatttcataacatctcaagtaagtattctgcaaacaaatgaatctctgttgtgattggatgagtcaGTGTGAGCCCAACTGAACATTATTCATAATAAATCTATTCAtaccacttaagaaaaacaagttGTTTTATGGGGGACCTTTAGCCCCTTgcaggggggctttttaccccaaatactatcctttcacttactggacagtttttaaatatttttttttatttaatcaccttgaacaaaactgaaaataacaaataCGTATTTTGTCTCAATGTGGtaaatttcagggattttcattagctacataaatttgcagcattaaaaaaatataaaatcaaccACATTTACACAATACACGCAATGATCTCGTGGATCCGGACAATTTTGcagtgtttaggaaagtgctgtagCAGTTACTTTTAGTTACTAATAgtttgctatttagtgtttttgggagaaaattaaatcaaaagtgccttttaccccagAGGGGTGTTTAGACCCTACAATGCAAAACATTGTGTAGATCTACAAAACTAGAGAAAGTTAGAACTAGCATGACTTTGTCAAACTCCTCTTTGTTTACTTTGCATGTTCAGATAGACCAGAGGAGGGGGAAGTTTGCATGTGGCAAATCCACCATAGAAACCATGACAGCTTCATGAAAACAGCTGCTGAGATACAATATATGTCTAAAAGTTGATACACACTATGTGTACCTacacatatgtttatgtattgtgTGCGTACACACAGGTGTGCAATAGATTACTCTAGAGTGGACCTGTCAAAATCATGTTGACTTGCTTCTCGTGGGGTTAGTGGGTGTTTCTTTGTTCAGCAATTCTCCAACTGAGGTGAACTGAACATTATGTTGTTTACTAGGCAAATGTCGTGTATGTTGTTTCGGAAGAAGCGACTTTCTAAGTGAGCGACAAAGAACAGCGAAAACACAATTAAAGACGTGTTTGACCGCTCAATGACCACAGATACAGGAACATTTGAAAAAACATctta
This window of the Xyrauchen texanus isolate HMW12.3.18 chromosome 40, RBS_HiC_50CHRs, whole genome shotgun sequence genome carries:
- the LOC127633432 gene encoding monocarboxylate transporter 6-like translates to MERQTGEPCEHESEEGEKEGPGPPLEGAEKATTDAPDGGWGWVVLLATILVLALTLAFPSCIGIFYVDLQTEFEASNSETSWVPSIMIAVLHAGGPLCSVLVKHFGCRATVMFGGVLSGVGMAISSFTRSILELYITAGVITGLGFCLSFQPAVTILGYYFVRRRPFANAMSSTGTALGLSTLPFLGDYLHSELGWRGSFLVLGAVLLNCCVCGAVMRPLKPRKPRRSKGMKNGPRSPDKKGLKESMQRMFQSLASFLRCHMAFDLFGSNLRFRVFSLGITWMMLGFVVPLIYLVPYATANGMDQSRAALLLSILGFVNIFVRPPIGVLFSLPWFKGRHIYVFSVALFINGLSNSICCIAASFPVLLIYVLTYGLSMSVIGSLMFTVLMDTVEMSRFPSALGLLSIMESVTLLIGPPLAGSLVDRTGLYTFVFLACSISVALSALFLMISFYWLDCHDAAQKDNSLASGSPAKPAVILPTVQYCSVPTDGDKTNDPSSETENITDI